In the genome of Neofelis nebulosa isolate mNeoNeb1 chromosome 8, mNeoNeb1.pri, whole genome shotgun sequence, one region contains:
- the TMEM106C gene encoding transmembrane protein 106C → MGSQHSTSARPSYCKRKKDDRADLLAEREQEEAIAQFPYVEFTGRDSITCLTCQGTGYIPTEQVNELVALIPHSDQRLRPQRTKQYVLLSVLLCLLASGLVVFFLFPHSVLVDDDGIKVVKVTFNKQDSLVILAITATLKIRNSNFYSVAVTSLSSQVQYMNTVVGTYVTTNVSLIPPRSEQLVNFTAKAEMGGPFSYVYFFCTLPDIVVHNIVIFMRTSVKISYIGHMTQSSLETHHYVDCGANSTAV, encoded by the exons ATGGGGTCCCAGCATTCCACCTCTGCTCGCCCCTCTTACTGCAAGCGAAAGAAAGATGACAGGGCGGATTTGCTGGCCGAAAGGGAGCAGGAAGAAGCCATTGCTCAGTTCCCATATGTGGAGTTCACAGGTCGAGATAGCATCACCTGTCTCACGTGCCAGGGGACAGGCTACATTCCAACAG AACAAGTAAACGAGTTGGTGGCTTTGATCCCACACAGTGATCAGAGATTGCGCCCTCAGAGAAC TAAGCAGTACGTCCTCCTGTCTgtcctgctctgtctcctggcATCTGGTTTGgtggttttcttcctgtttccacaTTCAGTCCTTGTCGATGATGACGGCATCAAAGTGGTGAAAGTCACCTTTAATAAGCAGGACTCCCTTGTAATCCTCGCCATCACG GCCACCCTGAAAATCAGGAATTCCAATTTCTACTCTGTGGCAGTGACCAGCCTGTCCAGCCAGGTTCAGTACATGAACACAGTGGTTGGCACGTACGTGACCACTAACGTCTCCCTCATTCCACCTCGGAGCGAGCAACTG GTGAATTTTACTGCGAAGGCTGAGATGGGAGGACCGTTTTCCTATGTGTA CTTCTTCTGCACATTACCCGATATCgtggtgcacaacatagtgatctTCATGCG AACTTCAGTGAAGATTTCATACATTGGCCACATGACACAGAGCTCCTTGGAGACACATCACTATGTGGACTGTGGAGCAAATTCCACAGCTGTTTAG